The following are encoded together in the Methylomonas methanica MC09 genome:
- a CDS encoding sugar kinase encodes MSEKYQYRFVLVTRKTRLQELIERFNTWPQAKFYLEHNQVDAQDYLDEHDLYQRRLQEAERILKPLGRFQLLERRLLPNYQFAPTDIVVTIGQDGLVANTLKYLDGQPVIAINPDPGRWDGKLLPFEIGDLQKAVTQTMAGKSACKTITFAEAKTNDGQRMLAVNDLFIGPKSHTSARYSLSWNGREENQSSSGIIVSTGFGSTGWFQSILAGALGVAGSDSHPLKEGFAWHEQRLQFSVREPFPSHTTGTDLVFGAITPGTPLRLESQMPENGVIFSDGIEADYLAFNSGTVATINLAATQGQLIV; translated from the coding sequence ATGAGCGAAAAGTATCAATACCGCTTCGTTCTGGTGACGCGCAAAACCCGCCTGCAGGAATTGATCGAACGTTTCAATACCTGGCCGCAGGCCAAGTTTTATTTGGAACACAATCAGGTCGATGCTCAGGACTACCTGGATGAACACGATCTCTACCAACGCCGTTTGCAGGAGGCGGAGCGGATCTTGAAACCCCTGGGCCGTTTTCAGCTGCTGGAACGCCGCCTGTTGCCCAATTACCAGTTTGCTCCGACCGATATTGTGGTCACCATCGGTCAGGACGGCTTGGTGGCCAATACCTTGAAATATCTCGACGGCCAACCGGTGATTGCTATCAATCCGGATCCCGGCCGCTGGGACGGCAAACTGCTACCGTTTGAAATCGGCGATTTGCAGAAGGCCGTGACCCAGACCATGGCCGGCAAGTCAGCCTGCAAAACCATTACCTTTGCCGAAGCCAAAACCAACGACGGCCAGCGCATGCTGGCGGTGAACGATTTATTCATCGGTCCGAAAAGCCATACTTCGGCTCGCTACAGCCTGTCTTGGAACGGCCGCGAGGAAAATCAATCGTCGTCCGGCATCATCGTCTCCACCGGGTTCGGCTCGACCGGCTGGTTTCAATCCATCCTGGCCGGCGCATTGGGGGTTGCCGGCAGCGATAGTCATCCGCTCAAAGAGGGCTTTGCCTGGCACGAACAACGCCTGCAATTCAGCGTGCGGGAACCGTTTCCCAGCCACACTACCGGCACCGATTTGGTGTTCGGCGCCATTACGCCGGGAACGCCGTTACGGCTGGAATCGCAAATGCCGGAAAACGGCGTCATCTTCTCGGACGGTATCGAAGCCGACTATTTAGCCTTTAATTCCGGTACCGTAGCGACGATTAATTTGGCGGCAACCCAAGGACAGTTGATTGTTTAA
- a CDS encoding GNAT family N-acetyltransferase, which translates to MPREYFDNLNGFSLPLDGEWFDFRPVRQEDWKIVQDGMSALSSRSRYLRFFSYISRLTDEQLHYFTAVDQHDHVAWIALARNQPEHPGVGIARFIKLPNQPEIAEFAVTVIDRYQHRGIGGLLLAVLYRMACLKGVQILRGFVLPENQLMAAWLSRLGAVSHYEGNVCRMELIVHADTAVSPAQHLLNLFDEYADKIMPSVSQSPISRDKTD; encoded by the coding sequence ATGCCGCGGGAATACTTCGATAACCTCAACGGCTTCAGCCTGCCATTGGACGGCGAGTGGTTCGATTTCAGGCCGGTCAGGCAGGAGGACTGGAAAATCGTGCAAGACGGCATGTCCGCCTTATCCTCGCGCTCGCGTTATCTGCGCTTTTTCTCGTACATTTCTCGGCTGACGGATGAACAATTGCACTATTTCACGGCGGTCGACCAGCATGACCATGTGGCTTGGATTGCGCTGGCCCGCAATCAGCCAGAGCATCCAGGGGTGGGCATCGCCCGCTTTATCAAGCTGCCTAATCAACCCGAGATTGCCGAATTCGCGGTAACCGTCATCGATCGTTATCAACACCGGGGTATCGGCGGCCTGTTGCTGGCGGTGCTTTACAGAATGGCCTGTCTTAAAGGTGTGCAAATTCTGCGCGGCTTCGTGTTGCCGGAAAACCAGCTTATGGCCGCTTGGCTAAGCAGACTCGGCGCGGTCAGCCATTATGAGGGCAATGTTTGCCGAATGGAGTTAATCGTTCACGCCGATACGGCGGTTTCGCCGGCACAGCACTTGCTGAACCTATTCGACGAATACGCCGATAAGATTATGCCATCTGTCAGCCAAAGCCCAATCAGTCGCGACAAAACTGATTAG
- a CDS encoding GNAT family N-acetyltransferase, producing the protein MPLFDSYRRFYGKAGDPLAAKSFLRDRFEHGESVLFIALRDTEAVGFVQLYPSFSSVTLARTFILNDLFVDAGYRRQGIAKRLLEAATEYAAALGAVRLTLSTAISNGEAQALYQTSGWVRDEQFYVFHWPISAKK; encoded by the coding sequence GTGCCTTTATTCGACAGCTATCGCCGATTTTACGGCAAGGCCGGCGACCCGCTCGCCGCCAAATCGTTCTTGCGCGATAGATTCGAGCATGGCGAATCGGTGTTGTTCATTGCTTTGCGAGACACCGAAGCGGTTGGTTTTGTACAACTGTATCCCAGCTTTTCGTCGGTCACCTTGGCCCGAACCTTTATACTCAATGATTTGTTCGTAGACGCCGGATATCGCAGACAGGGGATTGCCAAGCGCCTGTTAGAAGCCGCAACGGAATATGCAGCCGCCCTGGGCGCCGTTCGTCTGACCTTGTCGACCGCGATAAGCAATGGCGAGGCACAAGCCCTTTACCAAACCAGCGGCTGGGTGCGCGATGAACAGTTTTACGTTTTCCATTGGCCGATATCGGCGAAAAAATAA
- a CDS encoding IS1182 family transposase, with product MTIPFKSRPVEFHQHQLFPSNIFDLLSQDHECYLYAELFEQLDTARVESLYSIKGQHAYHPRLIVSILIYAYSRGVFSSRQIERRCREDLSFMFIAQMNCPNFRVLSDFRKNHGPFFQDCFKQTVKLAMELKLASLGHISLDGSKFKADTSKHKAMSYGRLKEKEQALCAEINALIEQANRCDSEEDQAYRDKTGYEIPEDLQFKQDRLAKIQAAKQALEAREAQLNPGKAIDDGKQISFADTEARIMGKKGAFEYSYNGQISVDADHQIIVGQHISQHANDKQEVEPALQALQETTDQMPDRISLDNGYFSGNNLQVLEQQPVDAYVATDKGEKPPKTPLGDSERKLVKADFIYDEATNTFTCPGGQTLTQISESKDGSRVYQGRADACAECLFKPRCCQSEKDQARTLSTDDKEVLRQNMNRKMQTPAAQATYKQRKVIVEPVFGQIKNSGFRGFSVRGKEKVAGEFSIVCAAHNFKKIAKAIVTGFIRPEFGNSATQPTI from the coding sequence ATGACCATTCCCTTCAAATCCCGCCCGGTTGAGTTTCATCAACATCAGCTATTTCCCAGCAATATCTTCGATCTGCTGTCGCAAGATCATGAATGTTACCTTTATGCCGAGCTCTTCGAGCAATTGGATACCGCCCGCGTTGAAAGCCTCTATAGCATCAAAGGCCAGCATGCCTATCATCCCAGACTGATCGTCTCCATCCTGATCTACGCCTACAGCCGGGGCGTCTTCAGCTCACGGCAAATCGAGCGCCGCTGCCGCGAAGACTTGTCCTTTATGTTCATCGCCCAGATGAACTGCCCCAATTTCCGCGTGCTGAGCGATTTTCGCAAAAACCATGGCCCGTTTTTTCAGGATTGCTTCAAGCAAACCGTGAAACTGGCAATGGAACTGAAGCTGGCCTCGTTGGGCCATATCAGTTTGGATGGCTCCAAATTCAAGGCCGATACCTCCAAGCATAAGGCGATGAGTTATGGTCGCCTCAAGGAAAAGGAACAAGCGCTGTGCGCTGAAATCAATGCCTTGATTGAGCAAGCCAACCGCTGCGACAGCGAAGAAGATCAGGCCTATCGCGACAAAACCGGCTACGAAATCCCGGAAGATTTGCAATTCAAGCAAGATCGGTTGGCTAAAATCCAAGCGGCGAAACAAGCCCTCGAAGCGCGCGAAGCCCAGCTCAACCCCGGCAAAGCCATCGACGACGGCAAGCAAATCAGTTTTGCCGATACCGAAGCGCGGATTATGGGCAAGAAAGGCGCGTTCGAGTACAGCTATAACGGGCAAATCAGTGTCGATGCCGATCATCAAATCATCGTCGGCCAGCACATTAGCCAGCATGCCAACGATAAGCAAGAGGTCGAACCGGCCCTGCAGGCACTACAAGAGACGACAGATCAGATGCCGGATCGAATCAGCCTGGACAACGGTTATTTCTCGGGCAACAACTTGCAAGTCCTTGAGCAACAGCCCGTGGATGCCTATGTAGCCACCGACAAAGGCGAAAAACCCCCTAAAACGCCGTTGGGCGATTCGGAACGAAAGCTGGTCAAGGCTGATTTCATCTACGATGAAGCCACCAACACCTTTACCTGTCCCGGCGGACAAACCTTAACCCAAATCAGCGAATCCAAAGACGGCAGCCGGGTTTACCAGGGTCGTGCCGACGCGTGCGCCGAGTGCCTCTTCAAACCGCGCTGCTGCCAATCCGAAAAAGACCAAGCCCGCACCCTCAGCACCGACGACAAAGAGGTCTTGCGCCAAAACATGAACCGCAAAATGCAGACACCCGCCGCCCAAGCGACTTACAAGCAACGCAAAGTCATCGTTGAGCCGGTGTTTGGGCAGATCAAAAACAGTGGGTTTCGTGGCTTCAGTGTGCGGGGCAAAGAAAAAGTCGCCGGAGAATTTTCAATCGTCTGTGCCGCCCACAACTTCAAAAAAATCGCCAAAGCCATTGTGACGGGATTCATCCGTCCGGAATTTGGAAATAGCGCCACTCAGCCAACAATATGA
- a CDS encoding FMN-binding negative transcriptional regulator: MYIPKHFEEPDISVMQALIRDYPLATLVTFSSDGLNANHIPLHLQADENVPYGCLRGHVARSNPLCREIPSTKVLAVFQAENAYISPSWYATKAQTGKVVPTWNYAAVHAHGALEIIDDAVWLRRQLEAMTAIHEAGLPEPWSVSDAPADFTERLLDQIIGIEIRVTRLQGKWKVSQNQPAENRNSVIVGLNRSAKPAMAAMVADAARK; this comes from the coding sequence ATGTATATCCCTAAACACTTCGAAGAACCGGATATCAGCGTCATGCAGGCATTGATACGCGATTACCCGCTGGCAACATTGGTGACTTTTTCCAGCGACGGGCTTAACGCCAACCACATCCCACTGCATTTGCAGGCGGATGAAAACGTCCCTTACGGCTGTTTGCGCGGGCATGTGGCGCGGTCGAATCCATTGTGCAGGGAAATTCCCAGCACCAAGGTATTGGCGGTATTTCAGGCGGAAAATGCTTACATTTCCCCAAGCTGGTATGCGACCAAAGCGCAAACCGGTAAGGTGGTGCCGACCTGGAACTATGCGGCGGTGCATGCTCACGGCGCCTTGGAGATAATAGACGACGCAGTTTGGCTTCGCCGGCAACTCGAGGCCATGACAGCGATTCATGAAGCGGGTTTGCCGGAACCGTGGTCGGTGTCCGACGCGCCTGCCGACTTTACCGAACGCTTGCTCGACCAAATTATCGGTATTGAAATTCGCGTTACGCGTTTGCAAGGCAAGTGGAAAGTCAGCCAAAACCAGCCGGCGGAAAACCGCAATAGTGTCATCGTCGGCTTAAACCGATCCGCAAAACCGGCCATGGCGGCAATGGTCGCGGACGCCGCCAGGAAGTGA
- a CDS encoding ATP-binding protein: MGVIITRNPVHSEWGNVFFDSKATETSLDRLSQLCHIIETGNMR, translated from the coding sequence ATCGGCGTCATTATCACCCGCAATCCGGTCCATTCGGAATGGGGCAACGTATTTTTTGATTCCAAAGCGACCGAAACATCGCTGGATCGGTTGTCGCAACTTTGCCATATCATCGAAACCGGCAATATGCGTTAG
- the fdxA gene encoding ferredoxin FdxA, whose product MAFVITENCIKCKFTDCVDVCPVDCFHEGPNFLVIDPDECIDCTLCEPECPANAIHAEDEVPEGQEHFIALNAELAKTWPTITEVKDALPDADEWNGKAGKFELLEK is encoded by the coding sequence ATGGCTTTTGTAATCACCGAGAACTGTATCAAATGCAAATTCACCGACTGCGTTGACGTCTGTCCAGTCGATTGTTTTCATGAAGGTCCGAATTTTCTGGTTATCGATCCCGACGAATGTATCGATTGCACCCTATGCGAACCCGAATGCCCTGCCAACGCCATTCATGCCGAAGACGAAGTACCCGAAGGTCAGGAGCATTTCATTGCCCTGAATGCCGAGCTGGCCAAAACATGGCCAACCATTACCGAAGTGAAAGACGCCCTCCCGGACGCCGACGAATGGAATGGGAAAGCCGGTAAGTTCGAATTACTGGAAAAATAA
- the fusA gene encoding elongation factor G, which yields MTDLSLYRNIGIFAHVDAGKTTTTERILKLTGKIHKIGEVHDGAATTDFMEQEQERGITIQSAATSCFWPGSTGQFKPHRFNIIDTPGHVDFTIEVYRSLKVLDGGIGVFCGSGGVEPQSETNWRYANDSKVSRVIYVNKLDRLGADFYRVVKQVEDVLGAKPIVMTLPIGTEDNFVGVVDLLTRKAWVWDNSGDPLKYEIQDVPADMAEQVEEWRAKLIDQVADQDDDIMEKYLEGEEPTIEEIKHCIRKGTIAMDFFPTFCGSSFKNKGVQLVLDGVIEYLPNPTEVNPQPETDLEGVPTGEHAIVDANRPLRALVFKIMDDRFGALNFVRIYSGKLKKGESVLNTFTGKTERVGRMVEMHADDRNEIETAQAGDIVALIGLKNVQTGHTLCDPDKPATLEPMVFPDPVISIAISPKDKGSNEKMGIAIGKMVQEDPSFRVETDQESGETIIKGMGELHLDIKVDILRRTHGVDVNVGKPQVAYRETITQRVEDSYTHKKQSGGSGQYAKIDYIIEPGEPGSGFVFESSVTGGNVPREYWPAVEKGFKASIDKGVLAGFPCLDFKVNLTDGAFHAVDSSAIAFEIAARAAYRQSIPKASPQLLEPIMKVDVFTPDAHVGDVIGDLNRRRGMIKSQDPGVTGVRIKADVPLSDMFGYIGDLRTMTSGRGQFSMEFSHYIACPKNVAEEVIKEVKEREKDK from the coding sequence ATGACTGATCTATCGCTATACAGAAACATCGGTATATTCGCGCACGTCGATGCCGGTAAAACCACCACGACCGAGCGGATTTTGAAACTGACCGGAAAAATCCACAAAATCGGCGAAGTACATGACGGTGCGGCGACCACAGACTTCATGGAACAAGAACAAGAGCGGGGTATTACTATTCAGTCCGCCGCAACTTCCTGCTTTTGGCCTGGCAGTACCGGCCAATTCAAGCCGCACCGTTTCAATATCATCGACACCCCGGGTCACGTTGACTTTACGATCGAAGTGTATCGTTCGCTGAAAGTATTGGACGGCGGTATCGGCGTATTCTGCGGTTCCGGCGGCGTTGAACCGCAATCTGAAACCAACTGGCGTTATGCCAACGACTCCAAAGTCTCCCGTGTCATCTACGTCAATAAACTGGACAGACTGGGCGCCGACTTTTACCGCGTCGTTAAACAGGTCGAAGACGTACTGGGTGCAAAACCGATCGTCATGACCTTGCCTATTGGTACGGAAGATAACTTTGTCGGCGTAGTCGACTTGCTGACCCGTAAAGCCTGGGTTTGGGATAATTCCGGCGATCCGTTGAAATACGAAATCCAAGACGTCCCAGCGGACATGGCGGAACAAGTTGAAGAATGGCGGGCGAAACTGATCGACCAAGTGGCCGACCAAGACGACGACATCATGGAGAAATACCTGGAAGGCGAGGAGCCTACCATCGAAGAGATCAAACATTGCATTCGCAAAGGCACCATCGCCATGGATTTCTTCCCGACCTTCTGCGGCTCTTCGTTCAAAAACAAAGGCGTACAATTGGTGCTGGACGGCGTTATCGAATATTTGCCTAATCCTACCGAAGTCAATCCGCAACCGGAAACCGACCTCGAAGGCGTTCCAACCGGCGAACACGCGATTGTCGATGCCAACCGTCCCTTGCGCGCTCTGGTATTCAAAATCATGGACGACCGTTTCGGCGCACTGAACTTTGTCCGTATTTATTCCGGTAAGTTGAAGAAAGGCGAGAGCGTATTAAACACCTTTACCGGTAAAACCGAACGCGTCGGTCGGATGGTGGAAATGCACGCGGATGACCGCAACGAAATCGAAACCGCACAAGCCGGCGACATCGTAGCCTTGATCGGTTTGAAAAACGTACAAACCGGCCATACCCTGTGTGACCCTGATAAACCGGCCACTTTGGAGCCTATGGTGTTCCCTGATCCGGTTATCTCGATTGCGATCTCGCCGAAAGACAAAGGCAGCAACGAGAAAATGGGTATTGCGATCGGCAAAATGGTGCAGGAAGATCCATCCTTCCGGGTTGAAACCGACCAGGAATCCGGCGAAACCATCATCAAGGGCATGGGTGAATTGCACCTGGATATCAAGGTCGACATTTTGAGACGTACCCATGGTGTTGACGTCAACGTTGGTAAACCACAGGTTGCCTATCGCGAAACCATTACTCAACGCGTTGAAGACAGCTATACCCACAAAAAACAATCGGGTGGTTCCGGCCAGTACGCGAAAATCGATTACATCATCGAGCCGGGCGAGCCCGGTAGCGGTTTCGTATTCGAATCGAGCGTTACGGGCGGTAACGTGCCACGCGAATACTGGCCAGCAGTGGAAAAAGGCTTCAAAGCCAGTATCGACAAAGGTGTATTGGCTGGCTTCCCCTGCTTGGACTTCAAAGTCAATCTGACCGACGGTGCTTTCCATGCTGTTGACTCGTCCGCCATTGCGTTCGAAATAGCCGCTCGCGCCGCTTATCGTCAATCGATTCCGAAAGCCAGCCCACAATTGCTGGAACCGATCATGAAAGTCGACGTATTCACACCGGATGCTCACGTGGGCGATGTGATCGGTGACTTGAACCGTCGTCGCGGCATGATCAAATCGCAAGATCCGGGTGTTACCGGCGTGCGCATCAAGGCCGACGTACCACTGAGCGACATGTTCGGCTACATCGGCGACTTGCGTACCATGACTTCGGGTCGCGGCCAGTTCTCAATGGAATTTTCTCACTACATCGCCTGCCCGAAAAACGTAGCCGAAGAAGTGATTAAAGAAGTGAAGGAACGCGAAAAGGATAAATAA
- a CDS encoding ketopantoate reductase family protein, producing the protein MSDKILIVGAGAIGGFYGGLLAKAGAKVSVVCRSDYNIVKQRGYRIDSCDLGQWQFEPEQVLQRAGDYRQDADYLILCTKVTDQIDRIGLIRDAVRPHTAIVFIQNGVEIEAQLQDAFPDNELVSGLAFVCCNRLQAGEIRHLAYGKLMLGNLPGGVSAKTRHLQQLFIRSGIECPINEDIIAGRWQKCVWNAPFNPLSVLSGGLPTLAILQQQEQLIRRIMQEVCDIAAGCGHPLTDDVIETNIQNTYAMPPYKTSMLLDFERGHPMETEAILGNAVRAAHRQGVACPRLETLYSLMKLRALQIQNQSQ; encoded by the coding sequence ATGAGCGACAAAATTCTGATTGTTGGGGCCGGTGCCATCGGCGGATTTTATGGCGGCTTGCTGGCCAAAGCCGGCGCCAAAGTATCGGTGGTATGCCGGTCGGATTACAACATCGTCAAACAACGGGGCTACCGAATCGACAGCTGTGATTTGGGGCAATGGCAGTTTGAGCCTGAACAGGTTTTGCAGCGTGCGGGCGATTATCGACAGGATGCCGATTATCTGATTTTATGCACGAAAGTTACCGATCAAATTGATCGTATCGGCTTGATTCGCGACGCCGTCCGCCCGCATACCGCGATTGTGTTTATCCAAAACGGTGTCGAAATAGAAGCGCAATTGCAGGACGCCTTTCCCGATAATGAGTTGGTGAGCGGTTTGGCCTTTGTCTGCTGCAACCGCTTGCAGGCCGGAGAAATCCGCCATCTGGCCTATGGCAAGCTGATGCTGGGCAACCTGCCCGGCGGCGTTTCGGCCAAAACCCGGCATTTACAACAGCTGTTTATACGATCGGGCATAGAATGCCCAATCAACGAGGACATCATTGCCGGCCGCTGGCAAAAATGCGTCTGGAACGCCCCCTTCAATCCGCTGTCGGTATTATCGGGTGGCTTACCGACCCTGGCTATTTTGCAACAACAGGAGCAGCTGATTCGCCGCATCATGCAGGAAGTGTGCGACATCGCAGCCGGCTGCGGACATCCGCTCACCGACGACGTTATAGAAACCAATATTCAAAACACCTATGCGATGCCACCTTATAAAACCAGCATGTTGTTGGACTTTGAGCGCGGACATCCGATGGAAACCGAAGCCATTTTAGGTAACGCCGTACGCGCCGCTCACCGGCAGGGCGTAGCCTGCCCAAGACTTGAAACCCTATATTCCTTGATGAAGTTAAGGGCGTTACAAATCCAGAATCAAAGTCAATAA